The Sphingopyxis fribergensis genome contains a region encoding:
- a CDS encoding TonB-dependent receptor, protein MHRLRTVRSRILIGTCLSLAAAVPTAAYAGDLTGTVTDATDTRALQGAQLRIVELNRVAEADRDGTFRFADVPAGTYTLEARYVGAEPRTQTITVPESGNVTAKVILGTDDSILVIGQSANQASALSRQKAADGVESVLTRDAVGQFPDQNVAESLRRLPGVNILNDQGEGRFVSVRGLDPELNATSVNGVRLPAPESDVRSVALDVISSDSIESIEVKKSLTPDMDADTIGASIEIHTTSAFERRKNLLTAKIEGSYNDYSEKLTPKGSIDFAQRLGDNVGVSGGISYYQRKFETDNVEADGWNEDDGQITTEEVNYRDYDVERKRLSANLNFDFRLGSSTKLYARGLYSQFDDQEYRRETSLKLEDAGEVTGDGADLVYSDADGELQVQRSLKDRFERQRIRSLTLGGETDSDGWHAKYSVSYAKSTERENGSIDPANFEQSFEDNGLLLGLDFADPRRPLYTVGGDAGAIADFSDPDAYELDSIQVTGLSDAQDEEWGAKLDLAREFAMSNGTFTVQAGAKGRWRDKSYNLETQYWEMDDLTLADFVGSQTYRLTDISPVPDKKSVRAFFNANRDGFELNEFDSIFDSNVEDYSVSEDVMAGYLLGRWDSDTLRVIGGVRYEHTKNDIRANTVTVVTEDGELSDGSIADDDTVDSIVPNQFKRSYGDWLPSLTIRWEPQQNLVLRAATSKSLVRPKLSKLAPRFSIEQNEDGEREGEFGNPDLKPYEAWNFDAGVEYYLPNNGALSAGIFYKDIKNFIVDTNLEDAGEYNGIAFDEATIPINGDSAKIWGLELSYTQALRFLPSPLDGFLVNANYTYTDATGDVPTDGDITDLRKINLPAASKHTFNAALGYEKGPISLRLAGTYRSKYLDELGDTAEEDRIIDNHFQLDLSAKYDVTKQVQVFYEWVNINNAKYYAYNNVGARQNLLQFEQYKWTMKFGARVKF, encoded by the coding sequence CGTGCGCTCCAGGGCGCTCAGCTGCGCATCGTCGAGCTGAACCGCGTGGCTGAGGCCGACCGCGACGGCACCTTCCGGTTCGCCGACGTTCCCGCCGGTACCTATACGCTCGAAGCCCGCTATGTCGGTGCCGAACCGCGCACCCAGACGATCACCGTGCCCGAAAGCGGCAATGTGACCGCAAAGGTCATCCTCGGCACCGACGACAGCATCCTCGTCATCGGCCAGTCGGCGAACCAGGCAAGCGCGCTGTCACGCCAAAAGGCCGCCGACGGCGTCGAAAGCGTGCTGACGCGCGACGCAGTGGGCCAGTTCCCTGACCAGAATGTCGCCGAATCGCTGCGCCGCCTGCCCGGCGTGAACATCCTGAACGACCAGGGCGAGGGCCGCTTCGTTTCGGTCCGCGGTCTCGACCCCGAACTCAACGCGACGTCGGTCAACGGCGTCCGCCTGCCCGCCCCCGAAAGCGACGTCCGCTCGGTCGCGCTCGACGTGATTTCGAGCGACAGCATCGAATCGATCGAGGTCAAGAAATCGCTGACCCCCGACATGGACGCCGATACGATCGGCGCATCGATCGAGATCCACACGACGAGCGCGTTCGAACGCCGCAAGAATTTGCTGACCGCGAAGATCGAGGGCAGCTACAATGATTATTCGGAAAAGCTGACGCCCAAAGGCAGCATCGATTTCGCGCAGCGCCTTGGCGACAATGTCGGCGTGTCGGGCGGCATTTCCTATTATCAGCGCAAGTTCGAAACCGATAATGTCGAAGCCGACGGGTGGAATGAAGACGACGGCCAGATCACGACCGAAGAGGTCAACTACCGCGACTATGACGTCGAACGGAAGCGTCTCTCGGCGAATTTGAACTTCGATTTCCGTCTTGGTTCGTCGACCAAGCTCTATGCGCGCGGCCTCTACAGCCAGTTCGACGACCAGGAATATCGCCGCGAAACGAGCCTCAAGCTCGAGGATGCGGGCGAGGTCACCGGCGACGGCGCCGACCTGGTCTACAGCGACGCCGACGGCGAATTGCAGGTCCAGCGGTCGCTCAAGGATCGTTTCGAGCGTCAGCGTATCCGCAGCCTCACGCTGGGCGGCGAGACCGACAGCGATGGCTGGCACGCGAAATATTCGGTCAGCTACGCCAAGTCGACCGAGCGCGAGAACGGGTCCATCGACCCCGCCAATTTCGAACAGAGCTTTGAAGACAATGGCCTGCTCCTCGGCCTCGATTTCGCCGATCCGCGGCGGCCGCTCTACACGGTCGGCGGCGATGCCGGCGCGATTGCCGATTTCTCCGACCCCGACGCCTATGAACTCGACAGCATCCAGGTCACCGGCCTGTCGGACGCGCAGGACGAGGAATGGGGCGCAAAGCTCGACCTCGCGCGCGAATTCGCGATGAGCAATGGCACTTTCACCGTCCAGGCCGGCGCCAAGGGCCGCTGGCGCGACAAGAGCTACAACCTCGAAACGCAATATTGGGAAATGGACGATCTGACGCTCGCGGACTTCGTGGGTTCCCAGACCTATCGGCTCACCGATATTTCGCCGGTTCCCGACAAAAAGAGCGTGCGCGCCTTTTTCAACGCGAACCGCGACGGCTTTGAACTCAACGAATTCGACTCGATCTTCGATTCGAACGTCGAAGATTATTCGGTCAGCGAAGACGTCATGGCCGGCTATCTACTCGGCCGCTGGGACAGCGATACGCTGCGCGTCATCGGCGGCGTGCGCTACGAGCACACCAAGAACGACATCCGCGCCAATACCGTGACGGTCGTGACCGAGGATGGAGAATTGTCCGATGGTTCGATCGCCGACGATGACACGGTCGACAGCATCGTGCCCAACCAGTTCAAGCGCAGCTATGGCGACTGGCTGCCGAGCCTGACGATCCGCTGGGAGCCGCAGCAGAACCTCGTGCTGCGCGCCGCAACATCGAAGAGCCTGGTTCGTCCCAAGCTGTCGAAGCTGGCGCCGCGGTTCAGCATCGAGCAGAATGAAGACGGCGAGCGCGAAGGCGAATTCGGCAACCCCGATCTCAAGCCCTATGAAGCGTGGAATTTCGACGCGGGGGTCGAATATTATCTGCCGAACAATGGCGCGCTGTCCGCGGGTATCTTCTACAAGGACATCAAGAATTTCATCGTCGATACCAATTTGGAGGATGCGGGCGAATATAATGGCATCGCGTTCGACGAGGCGACGATCCCGATCAACGGCGACAGCGCCAAGATTTGGGGCCTCGAACTCAGTTATACGCAGGCGCTGCGCTTCCTGCCTTCGCCGCTCGACGGGTTCCTTGTGAACGCGAACTACACCTATACCGACGCGACCGGCGACGTGCCGACCGACGGCGACATCACCGACCTGCGGAAGATCAACCTGCCGGCGGCGTCGAAACATACGTTCAATGCGGCGCTCGGTTATGAAAAAGGCCCCATCTCGCTGCGCCTCGCCGGCACTTATCGGTCGAAATATCTCGACGAGCTGGGCGATACGGCGGAAGAAGACCGGATCATCGACAATCACTTCCAGCTCGACCTGTCGGCCAAATATGATGTCACCAAGCAGGTTCAGGTCTTCTACGAATGGGTAAACATCAACAACGCCAAATATTACGCCTATAACAATGTTGGCGCCCGCCAAAACCTTCTCCAGTTCGAGCAATATAAATGGACGATGAAGTTCGGCGCGCGGGTGAAGTTCTGA